In one Nymphaea colorata isolate Beijing-Zhang1983 unplaced genomic scaffold, ASM883128v2 scaffold0001, whole genome shotgun sequence genomic region, the following are encoded:
- the LOC116267836 gene encoding U-box domain-containing protein 35-like, translated as MSQPRKGDGGSVAVAVDRDKGSQYAVRWAVEHLLTKGQTLNVVHVKPKSQTGSNPNGSEDSAQMEEQIKELILPFRCYCTRKDINCKDVILEDNDVTKAIIEYVSQATIENLVVGASSRSSFLRFKSQDIASSISKGAPEYCTVYTISKGKITSVRSATRAAPVTMMSSRPPTNIQPSTRVEPVEPSFQPSLKAESDGMDTIKSPFNRPGRGSGARNSIELNMHETDISFVNPSSRQNIERPFPSRDYSESGRPPRLSFGQSMDEDILASGNNRSFQSPLHYTQKSMDLHSNEMEHSSTSFGSGGSWSSQTGEDLEAEMRRLKLELKQTMDMYSNACKEALSAKQKAIELHRWKVEEEQRLEEARLAEEAALALAEKEKQKCKAAMEAAEAAQRIAEIEAQKRISAEMKALKEAEEKKKALDALAQNDVRYRKYTIQEIEIATDFFSEKRKIGEGGYGPVYSSYLDHTPVAIKVLRPDAAQGRMQFQQEVEVLSCIRHPNMVLLLGACPEYGCLVYEYMANGSLDDCLFRRGNTPLSWQLRFRIAAEIATGLLFLHQTKPEPLVHRDLKPANILLDRNFVAKISDVGLARLVPPNVVNDVTQYRMTSTAGTFCYIDPEYQQTGMLGIKSDIYSLGIMLLQIITAKPPMGLTHHVERAIDKGTLKEFLDPAVTDWPMQETMLFAKLALKCAELRRKDRPDLGTEVLPQLEKLRVLGEENMSLPYMLGGSTNASPNHSLAMMRQEVISESISSGFTNESSIKSLSSTSTSMIGRRAL; from the exons ATGAGCCAACCAAGGAAGGGAGATGGTGGGTCGGTGGCCGTGGCCGTGGACAGGGACAAGGGGAGCCAATATGCGGTAAGGTGGGCGGTGGAGCACCTGCTCACCAAGGGCCAGACCCTCAACGTCGTTCATGTCAAGCCTAAGTCTCAGACAGGCTCCAACCCAA ATGGTAGTGAAGATTCTGCACAGATGGAAGAGCAAATAAAGGAATTGATCCTTCCATTTCGATGCTATTGTACTCGCAAAGAC ATCAACTGTAAAGATGTCATCTTAGAGGACAATGACGTGACTAAAGCTATCATCGAATATGTCTCTCAGGCGACAATTGAAAATCTTGTAGTTGGTGCATCCTCCAGAAGTTCATTCCTCAG ATTTAAGAGCCAGGACATTGCTTCTAGCATATCCAAAGGCGCACCAGAATATTGCACGGTGTATACTATTTCCAAAGGCAAGATAACTTCAGTCAGATCAGCTACTCGTGCAGCACCTGTGACGATGATGTCGTCCCGCCCACCCACCAATATCCAACCAAGTACTAGGGTGGAGCCTGTGGAACCAAGCTTCCAACCTAGCTTAAAAG CTGAGAGTGATGGCATGGACACAATCAA GTCTCCATTTAACAGACCAGGAAGAGGATCAGGTGCCCGGAATAGCATCGAGCTGAATATGCATGAAACTGACATATCCTTTGTTAACCCCAGTAGTCGGCAGAACATAGAAAGACCATTTCCCTCGCGTGATTATAGTGAATCAGGAAGACCTCCAAGGCTCTCATTTGGGCAAAGTATGGATGAGGATATTTTAGCCTCTGGCAACAACAGAAGCTTTCAGTCACCACTTCACTATACACAGAAGTCCATGGACCTTCATTCCAACGAGATGGAGCATTCCTCTACTTCCTTTGGCAGTGGTGGATCATGGTCATCACAGACAGGG GAGGACCTCGAAGCTGAAATGAGGAGATTGAAGCTTGAGTTGAAGCAAACAATGGATATGTACAGCAATGCATGTAAAGAAGCCCTTTCTGCGAAACAAAAG GCGATTGAGCTGCATCGTTGGAAAGTAGAGGAAGAACAAAGGCTGGAAGAAGCGAGGCTAGCTGAGGAGGCAGCACTGGCCTTAGCAGAGAAGGAGAAGCAAAAATGTAAAGCAGCTATGGAGGCAGCAGAGGCAGCCCAAAGAATAGCAGAGATTGAAGCACAAAAGAGAATAAGTGCAGAGATGAAGGCACTCAAGgaagcagaagaaaagaagaaggcaTTGGACGCATTAGCACAGAATGATGTTAGATACAGAAAGTATACAattcaagagattgaaattGCTACGGACTTCTTTTCAGAGAAGAGAAAGATAGGTGAGGGTGGATATGGACCTGTATATAGTTCCTACCTGGACCATACGCCAGTTGCAATCAAGGTCTTGAGGCCTGATGCAGCGCAAGGGCGGATGCAGTTTCAACAAGAG GTTGAAGTTCTGAGCTGTATAAGGCATCCCAACATGGTGTTGCTCCTTGGTGCCTGCCCAGAGTATGGTTGCCTTGTTTATGAGTACATGGCCAATGGCAGCTTGGATGACTGTCTTTTCAGGCGAGGAAACACTCCTCTTTCATGGCAGCTTCGGTTCCGGATTGCAGCAGAGATTGCAACCGGTCTACTTTTCCTCCATCAGACCAAACCAGAGCCTCTGGTCCATCGGGATCTTAAGCCAGCAAACATCTTGCTTGACAGAAACTTTGTTGCCAAGATCAGTGATGTTGGACTTGCTAGACTTGTCCCTCCCAATGTAGTTAACGACGTGACTCAGTATAGGATGACATCCACAGCTGGTACTTTCTGTTACATAGATCCTGAATATCAGCAGACCGGGATGCTTGGCATCAAGTCAGATATATATTCCCTTGGCATCATGCTGCTTCAGATCATCACAGCAAAACCACCAATGGGTCTAACACATCACGTTGAACGAGCCATAGACAAAGGCACATTGAAAGAGTTTCTGGATCCAGCTGTTACAGATTGGCCTATGCAAGAAACTATGTTATTTGCTAAGTTGGCCCTAAAATGTGCAGAACTGAGGAGGAAAGATAGACCTGATCTTGGCACTGAGGTCTTACCACAGCTTGAAAAGCTAAGGGTCTTAGGAGAAGAAAACATGTCATTACCTTATATGTTGGGTGGGAGTACAAATGCTTCTCCGAACCACAGCCTTGCTATGATGCGCCAG GAAGTGATCAGTGAATCTATTTCATCTGGGTTTACAAACGAGTCATCCATAAAGAGCCTTTCAAGCACGTCAACGTCCATGATAGGGAGGAGAGCTTTATAG